Part of the Quadrisphaera sp. DSM 44207 genome, CGCCGCGACCGCCGGCCGCCCGAAGAAGGCGAGGTTGGCCAGCGTCGAGCCCAGCCACGTCCAGCCCAGCAGCAGGGCCGGGGCGCCCGCACCGAGCGAGGCCCCCCGCGCCGTCCCCGCCCCGCCGGGATCGGCGGTGCGGCGCGGCACGAGCGCGTGCAGCAGCGCCTGCATGACCAGCGCCACGAGCAGCCAGCCGGCGTAGTTCGTCAGCGGAACGCCGGGGGAGCCGGGCAGCGACGGCTCCGGGTGCTCCCACGCCCAGTGGCCGGCGGCGACCATCTGGGGGTCGAGGAAGAGGTCCCACGCCGCCAGCGCCCACGCGGCCAGCGGCACGGCCAGCGCCGGACGCGACCAGCGCGCCGCCACGGTCCGGCCGGCCAGCAGGCACGGCCAGGCCATCATCGTCCACGCCAGCGGCACCAGCAGGGGCACGCCGAGCACCTGGGGGCCCAGCGTCCCCGCGTAGGCGTAGTCCCCGAACGGCACGCCCGTCGCCACGCCCACGGCCTCCGCCACCACGCCGCCGACCCCGCCCACGGCCGCGAGCGCGAGCGCCGCCCGCAGGCCGTGCGTGGCGGCCGCGGACGTGACCGACGCGGCGCAGAAGAGCACGACGGCGGCGATCGTGGCGGCGGTCAGCGCGTGCCCGGACAGCAGCGGGTGCGCCACCTGGGCCAGCACCGCGGCGAGCGCCAGCGCCAGCGGCAGGCGCCTCACGGGTGCCGGCCCCGGTACGTGCCGTCCACGTCGAGGACGGCGAAGCGGGCGAAGAGCTCCTCGGCGTACCAGCGCCGCTCGGCGGTGCGGGCGACCACCTCCTGGTGCGCCGCGCGCCGGTGGGCGAAGCGCTGCAGGGCGGCGGCGTCGGACCACAGGCTGAACGTGCCCTGCAGGCCCACCGGCGCCTCCCCGACGCCGAGCGCCAGGCGCAGGCCCTCGACGCGCTGCAGGTCCTCCGAGACCGGCGGGACGGCGCGGCGGAAGGCGAGCTCCTGGCCGAGGCGGATGCGCGCGCGCGTGAGGGAGGCCACCGGCCCGCCCGCCCGCTCCCGGCTGGGCCGCGGGGAGCCGAACGGCTCGGCGCCCGACCAGCGGCCCCGGCTGGCCAGCGGCGCCAGCGCCACCCGCAGCCGCTCGGTGGCGAGGCGGCCCCACGCCCGCGCGGTGGCGCCGTCCTCGAACTCCTCGGCGTCCTCGGGGCGCTCCCACGCAGCCAGCAGGGCCCAGTGGCGCGGGTCGGCGTCGCGGGCGGTGAACGTGCGGCCGCTGCCCGTGCCCAGCAGCTTCCAGAAGCGGGCGGGGCCGCGGCGCAGCAGCGGCCGGTCGAGCGCCATGCGCGCGGCGGCGGCGGGCACCGAGCGCCCGCGCACGCCCCACACGTGCAGGGTCACCACGGCGGGCGGCTGCGACGCGCTCACGCCCCGACCGTAGACGCCGCGGCACGGGCTCGCGCTGCGCCCGTCCTCCGCGCGTCCTGCGCGTCAGGACGAGCGCGCGCTCGGGCTCGTGCGCGTGCTGGCACGGGCCGGCGGGCCGGCGTCCCCCGGACGGGCGCGCCGGGGTTGACGGCCGGGCGCGAAGACGATCTACTCCCCGTGTCGAACAGGCGTTCGACGCGGGAGCCGCGGCCCAGGGGAAGGGGAAGCC contains:
- a CDS encoding carotenoid biosynthesis protein; protein product: MRRLPLALALAAVLAQVAHPLLSGHALTAATIAAVVLFCAASVTSAAATHGLRAALALAAVGGVGGVVAEAVGVATGVPFGDYAYAGTLGPQVLGVPLLVPLAWTMMAWPCLLAGRTVAARWSRPALAVPLAAWALAAWDLFLDPQMVAAGHWAWEHPEPSLPGSPGVPLTNYAGWLLVALVMQALLHALVPRRTADPGGAGTARGASLGAGAPALLLGWTWLGSTLANLAFFGRPAVAAWGFAAMGLVVGPYLLLLVRSRAAALPAEAPARSRAPAL
- a CDS encoding monooxygenase, with amino-acid sequence MSASQPPAVVTLHVWGVRGRSVPAAAARMALDRPLLRRGPARFWKLLGTGSGRTFTARDADPRHWALLAAWERPEDAEEFEDGATARAWGRLATERLRVALAPLASRGRWSGAEPFGSPRPSRERAGGPVASLTRARIRLGQELAFRRAVPPVSEDLQRVEGLRLALGVGEAPVGLQGTFSLWSDAAALQRFAHRRAAHQEVVARTAERRWYAEELFARFAVLDVDGTYRGRHP